A single region of the Malaclemys terrapin pileata isolate rMalTer1 chromosome 2, rMalTer1.hap1, whole genome shotgun sequence genome encodes:
- the ARC gene encoding activity-regulated cytoskeleton-associated protein, whose amino-acid sequence MQLDSITNGSVHTFQGHRGVANKPNVILQIGKCRAEMLEHVRRTHRHLLTEVSKQVERELKGLQKSVGKLENNLEDHVPSTDNQRWKKSIKACLARCQETIAHLERWVKREMNVWREVFFRLEKWADRLESMGGKYGPTDHARQTVSVGVGGPESRGNDGEIYDYALDMSQMYALTPSPGEITSMPQPHDSYQWITAPEDAPASPVETQIFEDPREFLSHLEEYLKQVGGTEEYWLSQIQNHMNGPAKKWWEYKQDSVKNWVEFKKEFLQYSEGTLTRDAIKRELDLPQKQGEPLDEFLWRKRDLYQTLYTDAEEEEIIQYVVGTLRPKFKHFLSHPLPKTLEQLIQRGKEVLSDFDQSEEPTPQRTPEHQPGDSVNSLPPSTTASPIASDETQPELPTPPATVI is encoded by the coding sequence ATGCAGCTGGATAGCATCACCAATGGGAGCGTCCACACCTTCCAGGGGCACCGCGGAGTAGCCAATAAGCCCAACGTGATCCTGCAGATAGGGAAGTGCAGGGCTGAGATGCTGGAGCATGTCAGGAGGACCCACCGGCACCTCCTCACGGAGGTGTCCAAGCAGGTGGAGCGGGAGCTGAAAGGCTTGCAGAAATCAGTGGGGAAGCTAGAGAATAACCTGGAGGACCATGTCCCATCCACGGACAACCAGAGGTGGAAAAAGTCCATCAAGGCCTGCCTGGCCAGATGCCAGGAGACTATTGCCCACCTGGAGAGGTGGGTTAAGAGGGAGATGAATGTCTGGAGGGAGGTGTTCTTCCGCCTGGAGAAATGGGCAGACCGGTTGGAGTCTATGGGGGGCAAATATGGCCCCACGGACCATGCCAGGCAGACTGTCTCCGTCGGGGTGGGCGGCCCGGAGAGCAGGGGCAATGACGGGGAGATTTACGATTACGCCCTTGACATGAGCCAGATGTATGCACTGACTCCCTCTCCCGGGGAGATAACTAGCATGCCCCAGCCCCACGACTCCTACCAGTGGATCACTGCCCCGGAGGACGCTCCGGCCTCCCCGGTGGAGACCCAGATCTTTGAGGACCCCCGGGAGTTCTTGAGCCACTTAGAGGAATATTTGAAGCAGGTGGGAGGGACTGAGGAGTACTGGCTCTCTCAGATCCAAAACCACATGAACGGCCCAGCTAAAAAGTGGTGGGAATACAAGCAGGACTCGGTCAAGAACTGGGTGGAGTTCAAGAAGGAGTTCCTGCAGTATAGCGAGGGCACTTTGACCAGGGATGCCATCAAACGGGAGCTGGATCTACCCCAGAAGCAGGGGGAACCCCTGGACGAGTTCCTCTGGCGTAAGAGAGACCTGTATCAGACACTCTACACTgatgcagaggaggaggaaattaTCCAGTATGTGGTAGGCACCCTCCGGCCCAAATTCAAGCACTTCCTGAGTCACCCCTTGCCCAAGACCTTAGAGCAGTTGATCCAGAGGGGGAAGGAAGTCCTAAGTGACTTTGACCAGTCAGAAGAGCCGACCCCGCAGAGAACCCCAGAGCATCAGCCAGGGGACTCGGTTAATAGCTTGCCACCTTCAACCACAGCTAGTCCCATTGCCAGCGATGAGACGCAACCCGAGCTCCCTACCCCACCAGCTACGGTGATATGA